DNA sequence from the Oryza brachyantha chromosome 5, ObraRS2, whole genome shotgun sequence genome:
ATGCCGACGAGGAAGGACCAGCCGGCCATGGCGACTCCGACGCACCCCACGGCGGCGAACGGGAGGAACGACCGGACGACGGCCATCTTGCCCAGCCACCGGCCGCGCAGCCACACGAGCGCCGCCAGGTTGAGGACGTTCCACCCGACGGAGCCGTCGTAGGCGAGCCGGTTCAGGCAGCTCGCCACGAAGGAGTGGCTGTTGCAGGTGAAGAGGTTGTAGCACTTGTGCTCGAACCGCCTCGCTCCGGACCGCAGCGCGTCATCCCACGAGATCGCCGTCCCGGCCTCCAAGTGCTCGTAGGATCTCGCGCACACGTGCGCCGCGAGGTTGGCAGGGAAGCAGCACTGATCAGTGATCAAGCATCAGGAAACCAATGTCAGCAAAACCACAGTCACGGAAATTTCAGTAAAAGACAACTAAGAAGCATGAACTGATGTAGAGATGTGGCTGGTTTGGGTAAGATTTCAGATAGCTAATAAAGATCACAGGTTGTTACAGtacgaaaaaaaatcttgcagAAGATGAGATACTGTAAGTTAGACTGTTTTAGCCACTGTCCAATGCTACAACTGTTCTATGGAAGCTTCCATCTGGGTAACTGTATGAGTGCAGTATCTGAACTGCTCAAGAGGCAAGCATATGGCATGCCTGCATGCTTACTGCTTACAATTTTTAGGATCAGTGTCATGGGGCAGGATGGCCTACCAAAAGAAAATGGGCATCGTTACTGTACCTTCTACTAGTAAGTGCAGTAGtgtagcaaaatttaaatctaactatatatttttataagtatattaaattttatttaaaactttgataagatatatttactaatctatctattttaatatgatatatgacacaaatttattgcaaagctatatatttagttccaattttaactttataaaatttctactacgcATTGTACCGGTGTAGTATAAGAAATTCAGATCCGTTGGATCCAAAGTAACGGACAACACACGATCGTTGGAGGtagattaaattttactacactactacacTTACACTTACTAGTAGAAGGTACCGTAACGGTGCCCATCTAAACAAAACATATGCAGCATGAAAAGAAATAACCATATAATTTATGTAATCATGTATGATGCCATCAAAATGCCATCTCATTTCTGAAATGGAAGCAAAATAGTTTTCATGAAGTAAATCCTGTATTCACATAAGGCCCATGgttccttaaaaaaaactcgaaTCTTAAGCACCACATAAATCCAGGGAAGAATATAAGTATACCTTTCTCCTGTCAAGCTGGAGGCACCTCGCAACAGAACCATATGCAAAGTCATCTACACTCACAAAATTTGAACCTGCAAAGTCCAAGACAGTTCCATCCTCCCGGGCAATCCCAACGTGACCTATGTAAGGAGCCAGCCAGGATACCACTGGGAGAGGCGTCCAGACAATAGAACAAGGGAACCTGGCCCCCTTTTGGTCTACTTCACCCAGGGGCCACAACTCCTGCACCTCATTGCTTGAACTGACAACATCATCACCACAACCAGTTTCAACCTCCATTGAAGGCAATAACTTCAGAGACACAGATACTCCTCGCACTATTAAACATAATCAAGCATTGCCCGGTTTAATGTCATGATCTTGTCAACCTACAACAGTACAATGAACATCACTTGTTATGTAATCCAAGAGAGAAACCGAggttaattatgttttaaaagaATGATGAATGCAGTACAAAGTAATATGGTGGGCAGTTGCCCATCCAAGTGGTGATCTGTATGACAATGTTAAGTACGCAAAATTAAAGCATTGACGGGAAAACAGTAAGAGCAACAGTATGACAGATGGCATTCCCCTTTGTTTTCCCCTCCACATGAAAAACTGAGTAGTACTTAGTACTATTCAACAATAGTTATGACGATTAAAACAgtttaatacaataaaaatacttcaATCAGCTCTCCAATAGTTATATTCTTGCTCTAACATACCTAAAGACTCCCCcgataaattaaaattttcgtTTTATAATaggaaaacttaaatttaaataatgcCCAACACCCCATTCAAAATCTAAAGTGCTTGTTGGGCACAATTTTGCTTCCTCAAATCCACCGACAACACAGTATGCTAAATTATTACTACTCGCCAACTGTACAACACAATACACCATGTGTTACACGCAAACATGGCTAACAACTTTGTTGGCAATGCAAGCTAAACTCCTATCTAAAAGATTAAGACAATGTTCAATTTTACCAACAACTCTAATAAAGCAAATTAAACTATCTTACAGAACAAACGCCATGGATCATGATCCATGCAAAATGTTCCAGCCTTTACCCTCTTCGTCAACAGACCCCCCAACTCAACCTCGCTTCTTCAGCAAGCAAACACCCCCAACCACCAATGCACGAAACGAAACAACCTGATGCCCTAATCCCATTCAACCTTACCCTACAAAAAACGAGAGGAAGAAACCCCAATCAAACCTCTCCTGCTAGACCAGACCactccccaaaaaaaaaagaagaaccaAAATCTCTCTCACTGAGCCAAAGATCCTAGCACCGCAGCAGAGCAGGATCGGCGGCGGGGGACTTACTACGAGCAGCGGAATCCTCCTGGGCAAGTCGCATTGGggatggattggattgggacgccgccgctcccgagCGCAGGCCAAGTGTTTGACGCAttggggaggcggaggccgcgTACACTTAAAGAGAAGCAAGGTGCATGCACCTGGGAGGGAAACGCTACGCGCACCCGGGGCTGGCTCACTCGGCAACGGGCAGCGGTGAGGTGGCGGTGGGCCCGCCCTCC
Encoded proteins:
- the LOC102702193 gene encoding protein REVERSION-TO-ETHYLENE SENSITIVITY1-like → MEVETGCGDDVVSSSNEVQELWPLGEVDQKGARFPCSIVWTPLPVVSWLAPYIGHVGIAREDGTVLDFAGSNFVSVDDFAYGSVARCLQLDRRKCCFPANLAAHVCARSYEHLEAGTAISWDDALRSGARRFEHKCYNLFTCNSHSFVASCLNRLAYDGSVGWNVLNLAALVWLRGRWLGKMAVVRSFLPFAAVGCVGVAMAGWSFLVGMAAFSSLLLGWFLFGVYCIRGLVC